Below is a window of uncultured Cohaesibacter sp. DNA.
AGCAGGACCCGTTCGGCAACTATATGGCGCGCATCGTCTTTCCTGAAAAGATCAGATCCTTTTCAGTGACGGTTGATCTGGTTACCGACATGTCGGTGATCAATCCGTTCGACTTTTTCATCGAAGAAAGTGCCGAACATTTCCCCTTCAAATATGCCGATACAGAGAAGAAGGATCTTGCCCCCTATCTGGAGCTGGGCGAGACGACCCCGCTTCTGGCCGCTCTGCTCAAGGAAATCGAACCGATCCACAAGAACAAGGAGATCAAGACCGTCGATCTGCTGGTTCAGGTCAATCATCTGATCGAGAGCAAGATCGACTATCTCATCCGCATGGAACCGGGCGTCCAGTCACCAGAAGAAACGCTGACCAAATGCTCCGGCTCCTGCCGCGACAGCTCATGGCTGCTGGTGCATGTCATGCGTCATCTGGGGCTGGCCGCGCGTTTCACCTCGGGCTATCTGATCCAGCTCAAACCGGATGTCAAACCCCTTGAAGGCCCGGAAGGCACCGATCATGATTTCACCGACCTGCATGCCTGGACAGAGGTCTATATTCCCGGCGCAGGCTGGATCGGCCTTGATCCGACATCGGGCCTGCTGACAGGCGAAAGCCATATTCCGCTCGCCGCGACACCGCATCCGATCTCGGCAGCGCCGATCACCGGTGCCCATGACAAGGCGGAAGTCGAATTCGAGTTCGAAATGGATGTGCAGCGCATTTTCGAGCGCCCCCGCGTCACCAAACCCTATACGGACGAACAATGGAAGACCATCAACAAGGTGGGAGAGATGGTCGACAAGCGCCTCAAGGACGGCGATGTCCGCCTGACCATGGGCGGCGAACCGACCTTTGTTTCCATCGATGATTATGAAGGGGACGAATGGAACACCGGTGCGGTTGGCCCGACCAAGCGCTATTACGCCGAAAATCTGATCCGCCGCCTGCGTGATCGCTTTGCACCCGGCGGCCTGCTGCATTTCGGGCAGGGCAAATGGTATCCCGGCGAGCAGCTTCCCCGCTGGGCCTTTTCGCTCTATTGGCGCGCCGACGAGGAACCGCTCTGGGAAGATCCCGCACTGATTGATCAGGAAACCCCGCAGCAGCCTGCGGATTCCAAAATCGCCCAGCGCTTCATCTACAAATTGGCCGAAAAGCTCAAGATCGATCCCAAATGTGTGCTGACCGCCTATGAGGATCCGGCCCATTTCTCGCTGGTCGAGCAGAAGCTGCCGATCAATCTGGACCCCTCCGATAACAAGATAGAGGATCCGGCCGAACGCGCCCGCGTCATCAAGGTGTTCGAGAAGGGCCTCACCGCCCCGGCCGGCTTCGTGCTGCCGGTTCAGGCTTGGAACAGCGAAGCCTATGGCCGCTCATGGATGTCCGAGGTCTGGAAATTCCGTCGCGACCGGCTCTTCCTCATCCCCGGCGACAGCCCGGTCGGCTTCCGCCTGCCGCTTGGCTCCCTTACCTATCTGCCCGAAACCCAGTTTCCCCATGTGATCCCGATGGATCCACATGCGGCCCACGCAGCCCTTCCCGCCCGCGAGGCACTTCTGCGCGACCGGCGCAAGCCCTTCACCCCGCGTGAAAAGCTAAGGAAAACCGATCCGGCCAAGCTGCTCGATGCACCCGAGGTGCAATGGCACCAGACCGAATATAAAACCTTCATTCCCATGAATGAGGTTTCCGGCCATGTCCGCACCGCCCTTTCGGTCGAACCGCGCGACGGGCATCTTTGCATCTTCATGCCGCCGCTGCACAATGCCGAAGACTATGCCGCCATGGTCGCAGCCATTGAGGATGCAGCCAAGGATGTCGGCCAGCCGGTGCATATAGAAGGCTATGAACCACCATTCGATCCCCGCCTCAATGTCATCAAGGTGACGCCGGATCCGGGTGTTATCGAGGTCAATATCCAGCCCGCATCCAACTGGAAAGAGGCCAGCAAGATCACCCAGATCCTCTATGAAGAGGCGCGCCTTGCCCGTCTGGGAACCGAGAAATTCATGCTCGATGGTCGCCACACCGGTACCGGCGGCGGCAACCATATCGTGCTGGGGGGTGTCACGCCCTCGGACAGCCCGTTTTTGAGGCGCCCCGATCTGGTGGCCAGCCTCGTCACCTATTGGCAGAATCATCCCAGCCTGTCCTATCTCTTCTCGGGCACCTTCATCGGCCCGACCTCTCAGGCTC
It encodes the following:
- a CDS encoding transglutaminase family protein; amino-acid sequence: MSIHAALTHKTKYIYDRPTGMGPQIIRLRPAPHTRNQILSYSLNIEPADHWINWQQDPFGNYMARIVFPEKIRSFSVTVDLVTDMSVINPFDFFIEESAEHFPFKYADTEKKDLAPYLELGETTPLLAALLKEIEPIHKNKEIKTVDLLVQVNHLIESKIDYLIRMEPGVQSPEETLTKCSGSCRDSSWLLVHVMRHLGLAARFTSGYLIQLKPDVKPLEGPEGTDHDFTDLHAWTEVYIPGAGWIGLDPTSGLLTGESHIPLAATPHPISAAPITGAHDKAEVEFEFEMDVQRIFERPRVTKPYTDEQWKTINKVGEMVDKRLKDGDVRLTMGGEPTFVSIDDYEGDEWNTGAVGPTKRYYAENLIRRLRDRFAPGGLLHFGQGKWYPGEQLPRWAFSLYWRADEEPLWEDPALIDQETPQQPADSKIAQRFIYKLAEKLKIDPKCVLTAYEDPAHFSLVEQKLPINLDPSDNKIEDPAERARVIKVFEKGLTAPAGFVLPVQAWNSEAYGRSWMSEVWKFRRDRLFLIPGDSPVGFRLPLGSLTYLPETQFPHVIPMDPHAAHAALPAREALLRDRRKPFTPREKLRKTDPAKLLDAPEVQWHQTEYKTFIPMNEVSGHVRTALSVEPRDGHLCIFMPPLHNAEDYAAMVAAIEDAAKDVGQPVHIEGYEPPFDPRLNVIKVTPDPGVIEVNIQPASNWKEASKITQILYEEARLARLGTEKFMLDGRHTGTGGGNHIVLGGVTPSDSPFLRRPDLVASLVTYWQNHPSLSYLFSGTFIGPTSQAPRIDEGRHDNLYELEIALKQVPLPGEGFIPNWQVDRLFRNLLIDVTGNTHRAEICIDKLFSPDGPTGRLGLVEFRSFEMPPHAQMSLAQQLLLRAIIVRLWEKPYRNRLVRWGTQLHDRFMLPHYVREDFRDILKDLSLHGLELDEAWFAPHFEFRFPRYGEVNYDGVQIELRQALEPWNVLGEEGVIGGTARYVDSSLERVQVKAKGINPERHILSVNGIAIPLQPTGRQDEAVAGIRYRAWQPPSCLHPMIGVHTPLTFDLMDKWNRRSLGGCRYHVAHPGGRGYDIFPVNAYEAESRRLSRFEMMGHTPGYAEPVRLEQSVEFPYTLDLRLASVS